DNA sequence from the Streptomyces canus genome:
CCGTGTAGCCGGCCTCGGCGAGCCGATCGGCCATCGACTTCAGCTGGGGGCGCAGCCCGAACGCGTCCTGGAAGAGCAGGACGGCCGGCCTGGGCACGCCATCGCCCGGGTGGGCCAGATAGGCGTCGGCGACGCCGTCCTCGGTGGGGATGTCGACGGCGGTTCCCTGTACGGAGGTCATGGGGGGTGCCTCTCTGTGCATGCGACGGTGAGCAGGTCGCCGGCCCGACGGAACCGGGCCGGGCACATGGTTGCACGCACCATCCAACTGGCCGTCGCGACCCCCTCGCCTTTGAGAGCCGCTTTACTCGAACCGGCTGGTGTCACCCGCGCCATGCCGCACGATCTCGGCCTCGCCGCCGGAGAAGTCGATCACCGTCGTCGGTTCGGTGCCGCAGTCCCCGGAGTCGACGACCGCGTCCAGCACATGGTCGAGACGGTCCTTGATCTCCCAGCCCTGGGTCATCGGCTCCTCCTCGTCCGGCAGGAGCAGGGTGCTCGACAGCAGCGGCTCTCCGAGCTCGGAGAGCAGCGCCTGGGTGACGACGTGGTCCGGGATGCGTACGCCGACCGTCTTCTTCTTCGGGTGCTGGAGCATGCGCGGCACCTCCTTCGTCGCCGGGAGGATGAAGGTGTAGCTGCCGGGCGTGGACGCCTTGATCGCACGGAACACGTCCTTGTCGACCCGTACGAACTGGCCGAGCTGCGCGAAGTCCTGGCAGACCAGGGTGAAGTGGTGCCGGTCGTCCAGCTGCCGGATGGTCCGGATCCGGTCGATGCCGTCACGGCTGCCCAGCCGGCACCCGAGCGCGTAGCAGGAGTCCGTCGGATACG
Encoded proteins:
- a CDS encoding L-threonylcarbamoyladenylate synthase; translation: MAKYFDVHPDNPQPRTISQIAESIRSDALIAYPTDSCYALGCRLGSRDGIDRIRTIRQLDDRHHFTLVCQDFAQLGQFVRVDKDVFRAIKASTPGSYTFILPATKEVPRMLQHPKKKTVGVRIPDHVVTQALLSELGEPLLSSTLLLPDEEEPMTQGWEIKDRLDHVLDAVVDSGDCGTEPTTVIDFSGGEAEIVRHGAGDTSRFE